A single window of Streptomyces aquilus DNA harbors:
- a CDS encoding FtsK/SpoIIIE domain-containing protein → MTDIATFLEVGGPVAALSGGAAYARARHPAVYWSAVGLPVSTARLLGSYASVMEACGLTVAPSRLRVLAVKATTNREIRPVPPRRGLIRPTATGLRIRLRLAPGQEPADVAASAERLRHAWGVHAVYVTTVKPGVVELRLVGYDVLRRVRMPRKVDSGHLRIPVALREDAIPFVRDYRTIPHQLTLGATLSGKSMYLRHLITGLAPQPVALVGIDCKRGVELAPFAPRLSALATDPEQAAELLPALVQEMEDRYDLIKARQGIAPGIPDEEITSDIWGLPEHERPTPIMLFVDEVAELFLVATKKDEERRDEMVTQLIRLAQLGRAAGIYLEVCGQRFGAELGKGATMLRAQLTGRVCHRVNDEASAKMALGDIAPEAVMAPCAIAPERPGLAVAGDTSGGWSRIRTPYLSLGDAADICQDTAHLVPDLSALKPFRPHVPVRPVEAPTVVIRPYQMPD, encoded by the coding sequence ATGACCGACATAGCGACGTTCCTGGAGGTGGGTGGTCCTGTCGCCGCGCTCAGCGGCGGGGCCGCCTACGCCCGGGCCAGGCACCCGGCCGTCTACTGGTCCGCCGTGGGCCTGCCGGTCTCCACCGCCCGGCTGCTCGGCTCGTACGCCTCCGTCATGGAGGCATGCGGCCTGACCGTTGCCCCGTCCCGGCTGCGGGTCCTCGCGGTCAAGGCCACCACCAACCGAGAGATACGACCCGTCCCGCCCCGTCGGGGCCTCATCCGGCCCACCGCGACCGGACTGCGGATACGGCTCCGGCTCGCCCCCGGGCAGGAACCCGCCGACGTCGCGGCCTCCGCCGAACGGCTGCGGCACGCCTGGGGCGTTCACGCCGTCTACGTCACCACCGTCAAGCCCGGCGTTGTCGAACTCCGGCTCGTCGGGTACGACGTTCTGCGCCGCGTACGGATGCCCCGCAAGGTTGACAGCGGGCACCTGCGCATCCCGGTCGCGCTCCGCGAGGACGCCATCCCCTTCGTACGCGACTACCGCACCATTCCCCACCAACTCACCCTCGGCGCCACCCTGTCCGGCAAGTCCATGTACCTGCGCCACCTGATCACCGGACTCGCCCCGCAGCCAGTTGCCCTCGTCGGCATCGACTGCAAGCGCGGCGTCGAACTGGCGCCCTTCGCACCCCGGCTCTCCGCACTCGCCACCGACCCGGAACAGGCCGCCGAGCTGCTGCCCGCACTCGTCCAGGAAATGGAGGACCGCTACGACCTGATCAAGGCCCGCCAGGGCATCGCCCCCGGCATCCCCGACGAGGAGATCACCTCCGACATCTGGGGCCTGCCGGAGCACGAACGCCCCACCCCCATCATGCTGTTCGTCGACGAGGTCGCCGAACTCTTCCTCGTCGCCACCAAGAAGGACGAGGAACGCCGCGACGAGATGGTCACCCAACTCATCCGCCTCGCCCAACTCGGCCGCGCCGCCGGCATCTACCTCGAAGTCTGCGGACAGCGCTTCGGCGCCGAACTTGGCAAGGGCGCCACCATGCTGCGCGCCCAGCTGACCGGCCGCGTCTGCCACCGAGTCAACGACGAAGCCTCCGCCAAGATGGCCCTCGGCGACATCGCCCCGGAAGCGGTCATGGCCCCCTGCGCCATCGCCCCCGAACGCCCCGGCCTGGCCGTCGCCGGTGACACCTCCGGCGGCTGGTCCCGCATCCGCACGCCGTACCTATCCCTCGGCGACGCCGCCGACATCTGCCAGGACACCGCGCACCTGGTGCCCGACCTGTCGGCACTCAAGCCGTTCCGGCCCCACGTGCCGGTACGACCGGTCGAAGCACCGACCGTCGTCATCCGGCCGTACCAGATGCCCGACTGA